The Cyclobacteriaceae bacterium genome includes a region encoding these proteins:
- the glgP gene encoding alpha-glucan family phosphorylase, which produces MNLSELFPYAFDKKFSKPVAYFSMEFAIDQSLKIYSGGLGFLAGSHMRSAFELKQNFIGIGILWKYGYYDQERNRDGTMKASFIEKNYSFLVDTGIVFPITIHEHVVHVKAMLLKPEVFNTAPLFLLTTDLPENDHLAQTITERLYDPHESSRIAQSNLLGYGGAKLLDILGRETEIYHMNEGHALPLCFHLWNKYKDINEVKKRVVFTTHTPEVAGNEEHAVTVLEGMSFFDGVSKEDYMTLIEPESKVLNYTLAALRMAKVANGVSQLHGQVSRDMWKDFSNICEIKAVTNAQNHTYWKDKKLEGALEKDSIDAVTKRKKEMKRRLFEVVANQSGKRFDENVLTIVWARRFAGYKRANLLMKDLDRFLKIVNNTSQPVQIIWAGKPYPGDTGSIEIFNDIYWKTKALPNCTILTGYELGLSALLKRGSDIWLNNPKLYREASGTSGMTAAMNGSINFSIPDGWVPEFAKHGKNCFSIDAADRALPEIQQDVIEAERMYDVLENEIIPMYYDKPDKWYKILRQSWKEVIPEFDSNRMAEEYYEKMY; this is translated from the coding sequence ATGAATCTTAGTGAACTGTTTCCTTACGCGTTTGATAAAAAATTCTCAAAACCGGTTGCCTATTTCTCGATGGAGTTTGCCATCGATCAGTCACTGAAAATCTATAGTGGAGGACTTGGCTTCCTTGCGGGCTCACACATGCGCAGTGCATTTGAGCTGAAGCAAAATTTCATCGGCATCGGGATCCTGTGGAAGTATGGATACTACGATCAGGAAAGAAATCGCGATGGTACTATGAAGGCAAGCTTCATTGAAAAGAACTATTCTTTCTTAGTTGATACCGGCATTGTATTTCCGATCACTATACATGAGCACGTTGTTCATGTAAAAGCCATGTTGCTCAAACCCGAGGTATTCAATACTGCACCGCTGTTTTTATTAACAACAGATTTACCTGAAAACGATCACCTTGCTCAAACCATTACAGAACGATTGTACGATCCTCATGAAAGTTCGCGTATTGCTCAATCTAATCTTTTGGGATACGGTGGAGCAAAGTTGCTGGACATCCTGGGTCGTGAAACAGAGATCTATCACATGAATGAAGGACATGCGTTGCCATTATGTTTTCATCTATGGAATAAGTATAAAGACATTAACGAAGTAAAGAAACGTGTTGTATTCACGACGCACACACCCGAAGTTGCCGGCAATGAAGAGCATGCGGTTACCGTTTTGGAAGGCATGAGTTTCTTTGATGGCGTTTCGAAAGAGGATTACATGACACTGATTGAGCCTGAGAGTAAAGTGCTTAACTATACACTTGCGGCGCTTCGCATGGCGAAAGTTGCCAATGGTGTATCGCAATTGCATGGACAGGTATCCCGCGATATGTGGAAGGATTTTTCAAATATCTGCGAGATCAAAGCAGTTACGAATGCTCAGAATCATACTTATTGGAAAGATAAGAAGCTTGAAGGTGCATTAGAGAAAGATTCAATTGATGCAGTAACCAAGCGTAAGAAGGAGATGAAGCGTCGCTTGTTTGAAGTAGTGGCTAATCAATCCGGAAAAAGATTTGATGAAAATGTTCTGACGATTGTATGGGCAAGAAGGTTTGCTGGGTATAAAAGAGCTAACCTTTTAATGAAAGACCTGGATCGCTTTCTCAAGATAGTTAATAACACATCTCAACCGGTTCAGATCATCTGGGCAGGAAAACCTTATCCGGGTGATACGGGATCGATTGAAATATTCAATGACATTTACTGGAAAACGAAGGCGCTTCCTAACTGCACAATATTAACTGGGTATGAACTTGGCTTGTCTGCATTATTAAAGAGAGGCTCTGATATATGGTTGAACAATCCGAAGCTTTACCGTGAAGCATCAGGCACTTCAGGAATGACAGCGGCTATGAACGGAAGCATTAATTTTTCCATTCCTGATGGTTGGGTTCCGGAATTTGCCAAGCATGGAAAGAATTGCTTTTCTATTGATGCTGCCGATCGCGCCTTGCCGGAAATTCAACAGGATGTGATTGAGGCGGAGCGGATGTATGATGTTCTGGAAAATGAAATCATTCCAATGTATTACGATAAGCCTGACAAATGGTATAAGATTCTTCGTCAAAGCTGGAAAGAAGTTATTCCGGAGTTTGATTCAAATCGCATGGCAGAGGAATACTATGAGAAGATGTATTAA
- a CDS encoding DUF2141 domain-containing protein: protein MNHILVLFGLFLNIHLMFAQDLEVEIKNVKNSKGVLMVGLFNSEKTFTKEIWKGNTPKAAEGNMKVVFKNIPAGDYAVSVFHDENGDGKLNANLIGIPKEGFGFSNDAMGKFGPPSFEKAKVVMPLKKTVIITMKYL, encoded by the coding sequence ATGAACCATATCCTTGTACTCTTTGGACTCTTTCTAAATATACATTTGATGTTTGCGCAGGATTTGGAAGTTGAGATTAAGAATGTTAAAAATTCGAAAGGTGTATTGATGGTAGGATTATTCAACAGCGAAAAGACTTTTACAAAGGAGATATGGAAGGGAAATACCCCAAAGGCGGCAGAGGGCAATATGAAAGTTGTCTTTAAAAATATTCCTGCCGGAGACTATGCGGTTTCTGTTTTTCATGATGAAAACGGTGATGGAAAGCTTAATGCCAATCTTATTGGAATTCCGAAAGAGGGTTTTGGATTTTCCAATGATGCGATGGGAAAGTTCGGGCCACCATCTTTTGAAAAAGCAAAAGTGGTGATGCCATTGAAAAAAACGGTCATAATCACAATGAAATACTTGTAA
- a CDS encoding (2Fe-2S)-binding protein: MASLNLKINNKAYTIDADPKMPLLWAIRDVVGLTGTKYGCGIAQCGACTVHLEGKPIRSCSIPVSVAANKNITTIEGISEDNSHPVQVAWIQEQVPQCGYCQSGQIMAASALLKGNANPTDKDIDTAMQGHICRCGTYPRIRKAIKTASVLMSQKASAK, from the coding sequence ATGGCTTCTTTAAATCTAAAAATCAACAACAAAGCTTACACAATTGATGCCGATCCCAAGATGCCTTTGCTCTGGGCGATCCGCGATGTTGTAGGACTTACCGGCACCAAGTACGGATGTGGCATTGCTCAATGTGGCGCCTGCACCGTTCATCTTGAGGGGAAACCAATTCGATCCTGTTCAATTCCCGTTTCTGTCGCAGCAAATAAAAACATTACAACTATTGAAGGCATATCGGAAGACAATTCACATCCGGTTCAGGTGGCCTGGATTCAGGAGCAGGTTCCTCAATGTGGTTATTGTCAAAGCGGTCAGATCATGGCTGCTTCTGCTTTGTTAAAAGGCAACGCCAATCCAACTGACAAAGACATTGATACAGCCATGCAAGGTCATATCTGCAGATGCGGAACATATCCGCGCATTCGTAAAGCCATTAAAACTGCTTCTGTTCTGATGTCACAAAAAGCCTCCGCTAAATAA
- a CDS encoding xanthine dehydrogenase family protein molybdopterin-binding subunit translates to METINKNLSRRNFIKLGGLSGAALTLGLYFPASGKDTVGIITPESEENLGIDLNAWISIDTTGKVTITNHRAEMGQGSFQSVPQIIAEELEVDLNKVHIIFAQGNNKKYGSQVTGGSSTIRGNYQKLLRLSATAREMLIEAASKKWGVAKSECYAENGFVIHKPSGKKFGYGELVEEASKLEPPKEIALKDPKNYKILRKSMPRQDTPLKTNGTAIFGLDKKLPGMLYAMVERNPRFVGKVKSFDDTETKKVPGVKHVFKVTRDTFGNMFEGVAVVADNTWAAMQGRKVLKVEWDDSGFTYHSTEQLYTKMKEQLKGDVISFKTKGNFNAAFTKAEKKLEALYETPYESHSCMEPLNCIANVTADACEIWGPIQAPDWVQGNLAGALKLPMDKVVVNMTFLGGGFGRKAFTDYPFEAAMISKEIKGPVQVIWSREDDTTLGPFRPGMVYQCKGALSKGGSIAAFETKMAGQNMSTQNPNADKSNYNNSTTEGLLEPYFDSIPHYSFGDTPLESPIPVMWWRSVYASTNAFALESFLDEMALAAGKDPMDFRKQHAGEPRYQDLIKKLEEVSGWKKRGKNEGYGVAITECFTSIVGEVVKVSKKADGKVKIDKVWAVMDCGWYVNPDIIRAQVEGSIVMALGAAVKHATHFVDGKAVEKNFNTYQMPRITDIPEIEVHIMDNDEKAGGVGEPGLPPFTPALTNAICDLTGKRIRVLPFNLEDI, encoded by the coding sequence ATGGAAACCATTAATAAAAATTTATCGCGCAGAAATTTCATCAAGCTCGGAGGTCTTTCTGGTGCGGCGTTGACGCTGGGACTTTATTTCCCTGCTTCAGGAAAAGATACTGTTGGAATTATTACCCCTGAATCTGAGGAAAATCTGGGAATCGATCTTAATGCATGGATAAGCATTGATACAACGGGTAAAGTTACAATCACCAACCATCGTGCGGAGATGGGACAAGGATCTTTTCAATCGGTACCACAGATCATTGCAGAAGAACTGGAAGTGGATCTGAACAAAGTTCATATCATTTTTGCCCAGGGTAATAACAAGAAATATGGAAGCCAGGTCACTGGAGGTAGCTCAACGATTCGTGGCAACTATCAAAAACTATTAAGGCTCAGTGCTACGGCACGTGAGATGCTGATCGAAGCTGCTTCCAAAAAGTGGGGTGTAGCAAAATCAGAATGTTATGCCGAGAACGGATTTGTCATTCATAAACCAAGCGGCAAAAAATTCGGATATGGCGAACTGGTAGAAGAAGCTTCAAAGCTTGAACCGCCAAAAGAGATAGCATTAAAGGATCCAAAGAATTATAAAATATTGAGGAAGTCCATGCCGCGTCAGGATACTCCTCTCAAAACCAATGGCACCGCCATTTTCGGACTGGATAAAAAACTACCGGGTATGCTGTATGCTATGGTAGAGCGTAATCCGCGCTTCGTTGGGAAGGTGAAAAGTTTTGACGATACGGAAACGAAAAAAGTCCCTGGTGTTAAACATGTTTTTAAAGTAACACGCGACACATTCGGAAATATGTTTGAAGGTGTGGCGGTAGTAGCGGATAATACATGGGCCGCGATGCAAGGACGTAAAGTGCTGAAGGTAGAATGGGATGATTCCGGATTCACCTATCACAGCACCGAGCAGCTTTACACAAAGATGAAAGAGCAGCTGAAGGGTGATGTCATCTCTTTCAAAACAAAGGGCAATTTCAATGCTGCTTTCACGAAAGCAGAAAAAAAACTGGAAGCTCTTTATGAAACACCGTACGAATCGCACAGCTGTATGGAGCCGCTGAATTGCATTGCTAATGTAACAGCAGATGCATGCGAAATATGGGGACCAATCCAGGCACCCGATTGGGTTCAGGGAAATCTGGCAGGTGCATTAAAATTACCGATGGATAAAGTTGTAGTTAATATGACTTTTCTTGGAGGTGGCTTTGGTCGCAAAGCTTTTACTGATTATCCATTTGAAGCAGCCATGATCTCAAAAGAGATCAAAGGACCAGTTCAGGTTATCTGGAGCCGTGAAGATGATACAACACTTGGACCTTTTCGTCCTGGAATGGTGTATCAATGCAAAGGAGCATTAAGCAAAGGTGGATCGATCGCAGCATTTGAGACGAAGATGGCCGGACAGAACATGAGTACACAAAATCCCAACGCTGATAAGTCCAATTACAACAACAGCACAACAGAAGGTTTGCTTGAGCCATACTTTGACTCAATTCCTCATTACAGTTTTGGAGATACTCCACTTGAATCGCCTATACCCGTTATGTGGTGGAGATCTGTTTACGCTTCAACAAATGCTTTTGCTTTGGAAAGTTTCCTGGATGAAATGGCATTGGCAGCCGGAAAAGATCCAATGGATTTCCGCAAGCAACATGCTGGCGAACCCCGTTATCAGGATCTGATCAAAAAGCTGGAAGAAGTAAGCGGTTGGAAAAAACGTGGAAAGAATGAAGGTTATGGAGTAGCCATCACGGAGTGTTTTACCAGCATTGTAGGTGAGGTCGTTAAAGTTTCGAAAAAGGCTGACGGCAAAGTAAAGATTGATAAAGTCTGGGCGGTGATGGATTGCGGCTGGTATGTCAATCCCGATATCATCCGCGCGCAGGTGGAAGGAAGCATCGTCATGGCATTAGGTGCTGCCGTAAAACACGCTACGCACTTCGTTGACGGAAAAGCTGTTGAGAAAAATTTCAACACTTATCAGATGCCCCGCATCACTGACATTCCCGAAATTGAAGTTCATATAATGGACAATGACGAGAAAGCAGGCGGTGTAGGTGAGCCAGGATTGCCACCTTTTACTCCCGCGCTCACAAATGCCATCTGTGACCTGACAGGAAAAAGAATCAGAGTGCTTCCTTTTAATCTGGAAGATATTTAA
- a CDS encoding cytochrome c, producing MKKIIPAVLVALVIGSFFSFQKPFDLKSSIARGKEVYGNNCITCHMEKGEGMEDVFPPLAKSDYLMANKKRSIQQIIKGVSGEIKVNGKIYNSDMIAIDLTDQQVSDVLNYVRNSFGNKGEAVTVEQVKAERK from the coding sequence ATGAAAAAGATCATCCCTGCAGTTCTTGTTGCCCTTGTTATTGGAAGTTTTTTCTCCTTTCAAAAACCATTTGACTTAAAGTCCAGCATTGCCAGAGGTAAGGAAGTTTATGGGAACAACTGCATTACCTGCCATATGGAGAAAGGTGAAGGAATGGAAGATGTCTTCCCTCCTCTTGCAAAATCTGATTACCTGATGGCCAATAAGAAAAGGTCGATTCAACAGATCATAAAAGGCGTATCAGGAGAGATTAAAGTAAATGGTAAAATCTATAATTCAGACATGATTGCAATTGATCTGACAGATCAACAGGTAAGCGATGTTTTAAACTACGTAAGAAATTCGTTTGGTAATAAGGGAGAAGCAGTCACAGTCGAACAGGTGAAAGCAGAACGCAAATAA